A window from Bombus fervidus isolate BK054 chromosome 12, iyBomFerv1, whole genome shotgun sequence encodes these proteins:
- the LOC139992684 gene encoding uncharacterized protein isoform X2 — translation MKGVGKETKANGDENGEKDEDEDEKENEDEERTTDEDSSGEEVGGRVEGEGERPPIQGPTRPVGMECR, via the exons ATGAAAGGAGTGGGCAAAGAAACTAAGGCGAACGGAGACGAAAACGGAGAGAAAGACGAGGACGAAGatgaaaaggaaaatgaaGATGAAGAGCGAACGACTGACGAAGACTCCTCTGGCGAAGAAGTAGGAGGAAGAGtagaaggagaaggagaacGACCACCTATACAAGGACCTACGCGGCCAGTGGGAATGGAATGCAG ATAA